A single window of Streptomyces cathayae DNA harbors:
- a CDS encoding MBL fold metallo-hydrolase, protein MPVEITWWGHATCTVEDSHTRVLTDPLFARRLAHLRRRRGAVPPPGARHADVALVSHLHADHLHLPSLALLAPGTLLLVPRGAHRAVPRLRRLTHLEVSEVAPGDVLAVGPLAVRVVSARHDGRRLPLGRHRSPALGYVVEGEARTYFAGDTGLFDTMAKEVGPVDVALLPVGGWGPYLGEGHLDAGRAAEALARLEARSAVPVHYGTYWPIGMDAVRPHEFHSPGDEFVRWAAEQAPGVPVHRLGHGERLRLEGPR, encoded by the coding sequence GTGCCGGTGGAGATCACCTGGTGGGGTCACGCCACTTGCACGGTCGAGGACTCGCACACCCGCGTGCTCACCGATCCCCTGTTCGCCCGTCGCCTCGCGCATCTGCGGCGGCGGCGCGGTGCCGTGCCACCGCCGGGCGCCCGGCACGCGGACGTGGCGCTGGTCTCCCATCTGCACGCCGATCATCTGCACCTGCCCTCGCTGGCGCTGCTCGCCCCGGGCACGCTCCTGCTCGTGCCCCGGGGCGCACACCGTGCGGTGCCGAGGCTGCGCCGGCTCACGCACCTCGAGGTGAGCGAGGTGGCGCCCGGCGACGTGCTGGCGGTCGGCCCTCTGGCCGTACGGGTCGTGAGTGCCCGGCACGACGGGCGGCGGCTGCCGCTCGGACGGCACCGGTCCCCCGCGCTCGGCTACGTCGTGGAGGGCGAGGCGCGCACGTACTTCGCGGGCGACACCGGCCTGTTCGACACGATGGCCAAGGAGGTCGGGCCGGTCGACGTGGCACTGCTGCCGGTGGGCGGCTGGGGCCCGTACCTCGGCGAGGGGCACCTGGACGCGGGGCGCGCGGCCGAGGCGCTGGCCCGGCTCGAGGCGCGCAGCGCGGTGCCGGTGCACTACGGCACGTACTGGCCGATCGGCATGGACGCCGTGCGTCCGCACGAGTTCCACTCACCGGGCGACGAGTTCGTACGGTGGGCGGCCGAGCAGGCGCCCGGGGTGCCGGTGCACCGGCTGGGGCACGGTGAGCGGCTCCGTCTGGAGGGCCCACGGTGA
- a CDS encoding phage holin family protein encodes MGGVRWRRIASQIGRSVTVWAVATLTMLVLAGLLPDFRLRSADGDSATDIAVTAGLGAGAFGLLSALVWPLLVRLLLLVPALVLGLLVFFLNGALLLLALRLNPIESGTAAWETAVVVAAVMSAVASATGGALAVRDDDAYRRRLYRLAYRRRGSAPPVPATHGTVFLQLDGVGHDVLLHAVDRGLMPTVARWLGAGETRPPSHRLTSWHTDWSSQTGASQLGILHGSNHDVPAFRWYEKDRREVMVCNRPTSAVELQRRAARHTGHAGLLADDGASRGNLFSGGAGEQALVLSITARRRTRENRSRSGYFAYFSDPANAVRTALSFGAEVVREIAQSTRARWTEQFPRVSRGGLYPFVRAFATVVQRDVVVAAVMGDLLAGRTSVYADLVAYDEVAHHSGPASRDAEKVLKRLDRSLALIEHVAEHAPRPYRIVVLSDHGQSPGETFRARYGLTLGDLVRAGCGLPVPRRARRTHSGAEARAAVRAALHRPVEEGAEQYRPPRGSEPVVLASGNLGLVSFPDVPHRMTKEEIDARHPALLPTLANHPGIGFLLVRSERHGGVVLGAHGVEIPLDALDDAPGPLAAFGPYAADAVRRTHSFPHTADIMVNSFHDPATGEVHAFEEQIGSHGGLGGAQSRPFLLSPVALSPAVAGAAGPVGAEHVHRVLRRWLAESGDFARPTYPGQERAA; translated from the coding sequence GTGGGTGGCGTGCGGTGGCGACGGATCGCCAGTCAGATCGGGCGGAGCGTCACCGTGTGGGCGGTCGCCACCCTCACCATGCTGGTGCTCGCCGGCCTCCTCCCCGACTTCCGGCTGCGCTCCGCCGACGGTGACAGCGCCACCGACATCGCGGTCACCGCCGGGCTCGGTGCCGGTGCCTTCGGTCTGCTGTCGGCTCTGGTGTGGCCGCTGCTGGTGCGGCTGCTGCTGCTGGTACCGGCCCTCGTCCTCGGCCTGCTGGTGTTCTTCCTCAACGGCGCACTGCTGCTGCTGGCACTGCGGCTCAACCCGATCGAAAGCGGGACCGCCGCGTGGGAGACCGCGGTCGTGGTCGCCGCCGTGATGTCCGCCGTCGCCTCCGCCACCGGAGGCGCCCTCGCGGTGCGCGACGACGACGCCTACCGCCGCCGCCTCTACCGGCTCGCCTACCGCCGCCGCGGCTCCGCACCGCCCGTCCCGGCCACCCACGGCACCGTCTTCCTGCAACTGGACGGCGTCGGCCACGACGTCCTGCTGCACGCGGTCGACCGGGGCCTGATGCCGACCGTCGCCCGCTGGCTCGGCGCCGGCGAGACCCGTCCCCCCTCCCACCGCCTCACCTCCTGGCACACCGACTGGTCCAGCCAGACCGGCGCCAGCCAGCTCGGCATCCTGCACGGCAGCAACCACGACGTCCCCGCCTTCCGCTGGTACGAGAAGGACCGCCGGGAGGTGATGGTCTGCAACCGGCCCACCAGCGCCGTGGAGCTGCAGCGGCGGGCCGCCCGCCACACCGGCCACGCCGGGCTGCTGGCCGACGACGGCGCCAGCCGCGGCAACCTGTTCAGCGGCGGCGCGGGCGAACAGGCCCTGGTGCTGTCCATCACCGCACGCCGCCGCACCCGGGAGAACCGTTCCCGCTCGGGCTACTTCGCCTACTTCTCCGACCCGGCCAACGCCGTGCGCACCGCCCTGTCCTTCGGTGCCGAGGTGGTCCGCGAGATAGCCCAGTCCACCCGGGCCCGGTGGACCGAGCAGTTCCCGCGCGTGTCCCGCGGCGGGCTCTACCCGTTCGTGCGGGCCTTCGCGACCGTCGTCCAGCGGGACGTGGTCGTCGCCGCCGTCATGGGCGACCTGCTGGCCGGCCGCACCTCCGTCTACGCCGACCTGGTCGCCTACGACGAGGTGGCCCACCACTCCGGCCCCGCGAGCCGGGACGCCGAGAAGGTCCTGAAACGCCTCGACCGCTCCCTCGCCCTGATCGAGCACGTCGCCGAGCACGCCCCCCGCCCGTACCGGATCGTCGTCCTCTCCGACCACGGCCAGAGCCCCGGCGAGACCTTCCGCGCCCGCTACGGACTCACCCTCGGCGACCTGGTCCGGGCCGGGTGCGGGCTGCCCGTGCCGCGCCGCGCGCGGCGCACCCACAGCGGCGCCGAGGCCCGCGCGGCGGTCCGGGCGGCACTGCACCGGCCGGTCGAGGAGGGCGCCGAGCAGTACCGTCCCCCGCGCGGCTCCGAGCCCGTCGTGCTGGCCTCCGGCAACCTCGGCCTGGTCTCCTTCCCGGACGTGCCGCACCGGATGACCAAGGAGGAGATCGACGCCCGCCATCCGGCACTGCTGCCGACCCTCGCCAACCACCCCGGCATCGGCTTCCTGCTGGTGCGCAGCGAACGGCACGGCGGTGTCGTCCTCGGCGCGCACGGCGTGGAGATCCCCCTGGACGCACTCGACGACGCTCCCGGGCCCCTGGCCGCGTTCGGGCCGTACGCCGCCGACGCCGTGCGCCGCACCCACTCCTTCCCGCACACCGCCGACATCATGGTCAACTCCTTCCACGACCCCGCCACCGGCGAGGTCCACGCCTTCGAGGAGCAGATCGGCTCCCACGGAGGCCTCGGCGGCGCCCAGTCCCGTCCCTTCCTGCTGTCCCCGGTCGCGCTGTCCCCCGCGGTCGCCGGCGCAGCCGGACCCGTCGGTGCCGAACACGTCCACCGGGTACTGCGCCGCTGGCTGGCCGAGTCCGGCGACTTCGCCCGTCCGACCTACCCCGGCCAGGAGCGCGCGGCCTGA
- a CDS encoding OsmC family protein has translation MAATRSAHTVWEGNLFKGSGVVTFDSSGSIGEQPVTWASRAEEANGKTSPEELIAAAHSSCYSMAFSNILDKAGNPPTRLVTSADVTFVPGEGITGIHLTVEATVPGLDEAAFQSAAEDAKVNCPVSQALKGTEITLTAKLS, from the coding sequence ATGGCAGCCACGCGCTCCGCACACACCGTTTGGGAAGGCAACCTCTTCAAGGGCAGCGGGGTCGTCACCTTCGACTCCTCCGGCAGCATCGGTGAGCAGCCGGTCACCTGGGCGTCGCGCGCGGAGGAGGCGAACGGAAAGACCAGCCCCGAGGAGCTGATCGCCGCCGCGCACTCCAGCTGCTACTCGATGGCCTTCTCCAACATCCTCGACAAGGCCGGTAACCCGCCGACCCGCCTGGTGACCTCCGCCGACGTCACCTTCGTGCCCGGCGAGGGCATCACCGGGATCCACCTCACCGTCGAGGCCACCGTCCCCGGCCTGGACGAGGCCGCCTTCCAGTCCGCGGCCGAGGACGCCAAGGTCAACTGCCCGGTCAGCCAGGCGCTGAAGGGCACCGAGATCACGCTGACGGCGAAGCTCTCCTGA